The Exiguobacterium aurantiacum DSM 6208 genome includes a window with the following:
- a CDS encoding reverse transcriptase-like protein, which yields MVHIYFDAATNQQTSEVGLGVWMKTSDGTVSIHTHKTSGLTSVQAELAALRFALEQAHRLHGETTFMIHSDAETIVRALEQRFLKDRSVKPLFLEVLIAYDELPVTFIKWVPRSENKADRVAKQALSRE from the coding sequence TTGGTTCACATCTATTTTGATGCGGCGACGAATCAACAGACGAGCGAGGTCGGCCTCGGGGTCTGGATGAAGACGTCGGACGGTACGGTCAGTATCCATACACACAAAACATCGGGACTGACGAGCGTCCAAGCCGAGCTCGCCGCGCTCCGCTTTGCGCTTGAACAAGCCCATCGGTTACACGGTGAGACGACGTTCATGATCCACTCGGACGCCGAAACAATCGTTCGGGCACTTGAACAACGGTTCTTAAAAGATCGTTCGGTAAAGCCGCTTTTTCTTGAGGTGCTCATCGCTTATGATGAGTTGCCCGTCACATTCATCAAATGGGTGCCACGTAGTGAAAACAAGGCTGACCGCGTCGCCAAACAGGCGTTATCAAGGGAATGA
- a CDS encoding 5'-3' exonuclease, whose translation MKLMLVDGFNLLSRYYFATERRRALDPDVTVKGLLRKVDGWTNDFTHIAFFWDGPRESTHRFALFPDYKATRTGLPEPLFDDYVKLRAALTERGIFQSELAGYEADDLMGAVATQFPGESYLYSSDRDMHQLLSDTVFQIVPKKGEEVLMNGELFESIYGIKPLQFVDVKALQGDASDNIPGVRGIGPKTATLLVQSYNTVEILYERLKNEQLLEAHRKFSKKLDGHEEIALLSKQLSRIDVHAPIETDWEAYRFGSHLF comes from the coding sequence ATGAAACTCATGCTAGTGGATGGCTTTAATTTGCTATCACGTTATTATTTTGCGACGGAGCGTCGCCGTGCGCTCGACCCTGACGTAACGGTGAAAGGATTGCTTCGAAAAGTGGATGGGTGGACGAACGACTTCACTCATATCGCCTTCTTCTGGGACGGCCCCCGTGAATCAACTCATCGTTTCGCCCTGTTTCCGGACTATAAGGCGACGCGTACCGGGTTACCGGAACCGTTATTTGACGACTACGTCAAATTGCGAGCAGCGTTGACAGAACGCGGGATTTTTCAATCTGAACTTGCCGGTTATGAGGCAGATGATTTGATGGGAGCGGTCGCGACCCAGTTTCCAGGTGAATCATACTTGTACTCTTCAGACCGCGACATGCACCAACTGTTATCGGATACGGTGTTTCAAATCGTCCCGAAAAAAGGAGAAGAAGTTCTTATGAACGGCGAGCTGTTCGAGTCCATATACGGCATCAAACCGCTCCAGTTCGTCGATGTGAAGGCACTCCAAGGCGATGCGTCAGACAACATCCCCGGTGTGCGCGGTATCGGACCGAAGACGGCGACGTTGCTCGTTCAATCGTATAATACCGTTGAAATCCTGTACGAACGTCTGAAGAACGAGCAACTGCTCGAGGCACATCGCAAGTTTTCGAAGAAGCTCGACGGACACGAGGAAATCGCGTTGTTGTCAAAGCAATTGTCGCGTATCGACGTGCATGCGCCGATCGAGACAGACTGGGAGGCGTACCGGTTTGGTTCACATCTATTTTGA
- a CDS encoding M4 family metallopeptidase, with protein sequence MKKVLSTSIIAGVLLVPQLVGASELKSGTLTKPSNEAPTTIVKEYAKAKGQFKTIESKRDKVGQVVKLQQTVDGVPVFGGIVVGVVDESGQLKTVVDDTKEVRGLHKSIKLNEQKAIHRYKELVGHQGAYELEPKAELVVYPQGDSSVYAYEVTGTILDADEPSRWTYFIDAARGEVLNKYNQLAHAKPTNGVTGTTYTGTGIDVLGQSQTFKTTKSGSYYYLQDSTRGKGIYTYDAKNRTTLPGALWADLDNVLNTTYDRAAVSAHVNATKTYDFFKNTYGRNSYDNNGAALNSTVHYSRSYNNAFWDGSKMVYGDGDGQTFTYLSGALDVVAHELSHAVTEYTAGLIYQNESGAINEAVSDIFGTVAEYSVGTDFDWLIGEDIYTPGVAGDGLRSMANPAAYGDPDHYSKRYTGTQDNGGVHINSGIVNKAAYLLGNGGTHYGVSVQGVGVMKMGDIYYRALTVYLTPTSNFSSLRQAVVQSAKDLYGATSPEAVAAAKSFDAVGIN encoded by the coding sequence ATGAAAAAAGTATTATCCACATCGATCATCGCCGGCGTCTTACTCGTACCGCAACTCGTCGGTGCGAGCGAACTCAAATCGGGCACGTTGACGAAACCGTCGAACGAGGCCCCGACGACAATCGTCAAAGAATATGCGAAAGCGAAAGGGCAGTTCAAGACGATTGAGTCGAAACGAGACAAAGTCGGTCAAGTCGTCAAATTGCAACAGACCGTTGACGGGGTACCGGTGTTCGGTGGCATCGTCGTCGGTGTCGTCGATGAGTCTGGTCAATTGAAGACGGTCGTCGATGATACGAAAGAAGTCAGAGGGTTACATAAATCGATCAAGTTGAACGAACAAAAAGCGATCCACCGCTATAAAGAGCTCGTCGGTCATCAAGGCGCGTATGAGCTTGAACCGAAAGCAGAACTCGTCGTCTATCCACAAGGAGATTCTTCCGTATATGCGTATGAAGTGACGGGAACGATCCTTGACGCGGACGAGCCGTCACGTTGGACGTACTTCATCGACGCGGCGAGAGGAGAAGTGTTGAACAAATACAATCAGCTGGCGCATGCGAAACCGACGAACGGGGTGACCGGCACGACGTACACGGGAACGGGCATTGACGTCCTCGGACAGAGCCAGACGTTCAAGACGACGAAGAGCGGCTCGTACTACTATCTTCAAGACTCGACTCGCGGTAAAGGGATTTACACGTATGACGCGAAAAACCGCACGACACTTCCAGGTGCGCTTTGGGCCGACCTCGATAACGTCTTGAACACGACGTACGACCGGGCCGCTGTCAGCGCGCACGTCAACGCGACGAAGACGTATGATTTCTTCAAGAACACGTATGGACGGAACAGTTACGACAACAACGGGGCCGCGCTTAACTCGACGGTCCACTATAGCCGCAGTTACAACAACGCGTTCTGGGACGGCAGTAAGATGGTTTACGGAGACGGGGACGGCCAAACGTTCACGTACCTCTCTGGTGCGCTTGACGTCGTCGCCCACGAGTTGTCTCACGCCGTCACGGAGTACACGGCAGGGCTCATCTATCAAAACGAGTCCGGGGCGATCAACGAAGCGGTCTCGGATATCTTCGGGACGGTCGCCGAGTACAGCGTCGGCACGGACTTTGACTGGTTGATCGGGGAAGACATCTACACGCCTGGCGTCGCCGGCGATGGACTCCGTTCGATGGCGAACCCGGCTGCTTACGGCGACCCGGACCACTACTCGAAACGTTACACAGGCACACAAGATAACGGTGGCGTCCATATCAACTCAGGGATCGTCAACAAGGCGGCCTACCTGCTTGGAAACGGCGGCACACATTACGGCGTCTCGGTCCAAGGCGTGGGCGTCATGAAGATGGGGGACATCTACTACCGTGCCCTCACGGTATACTTGACACCGACTTCGAACTTCTCAAGCCTCCGTCAGGCGGTCGTCCAGTCGGCGAAAGACTTGTACGGTGCGACGAGCCCGGAAGCGGTCGCGGCAGCGAAGTCATTCGACGCGGTCGGCATCAACTAA
- a CDS encoding CobW family GTP-binding protein: protein MIPVQLVTGFLGAGKTTYMNRLLAATNERILLIVNELGSVNLDEQLIVQMDQEQIELSNGCICCSIQNDLSKTFYQLAARDKTFDRVVIETTGVADPAPIIQTIYYDDYLRSRFKLTAILTVVDASQMDRDLFIEGIHQIAYADMILLNKTDLVDRAALERAYERIRTINPTVRVIETVQTEGDYDLLENTFQLSRVDETVLSELTDGHGSVASLRAITLTTDVPLARDRVTRYVREVLMHYEEDLYRLKAIVRLDGEASKFVVQATNQLMGATFANEASDDSRSVFVWIGKELDRDALERGLKACEVNQI from the coding sequence ATGATTCCCGTGCAATTAGTGACCGGTTTTTTAGGCGCCGGTAAAACGACATATATGAATCGATTGCTCGCCGCGACGAATGAACGCATTTTGCTCATCGTCAACGAGCTCGGTTCGGTCAATCTCGACGAACAATTGATCGTCCAAATGGACCAAGAACAGATCGAGCTGTCTAACGGATGTATCTGTTGCTCGATTCAAAATGATTTGAGCAAGACGTTTTATCAACTCGCAGCTCGTGACAAGACGTTCGATCGCGTCGTCATCGAGACGACAGGGGTCGCCGATCCGGCCCCGATCATTCAGACCATCTATTATGATGATTACTTACGGTCACGCTTTAAATTGACGGCCATCTTGACCGTCGTCGATGCGAGCCAGATGGATCGTGATTTGTTCATCGAAGGGATCCATCAAATCGCTTACGCCGATATGATTTTGTTAAACAAGACAGATCTTGTGGACAGGGCGGCGCTTGAGCGAGCTTATGAGCGGATTCGGACCATCAATCCGACCGTGCGTGTCATCGAGACGGTACAGACAGAAGGAGATTATGACTTGCTCGAGAACACGTTCCAGCTCTCTCGAGTCGACGAAACCGTGCTGTCGGAGTTGACGGATGGACATGGTTCGGTCGCTTCGCTCCGCGCCATCACGTTAACGACGGACGTTCCGCTCGCCAGAGACCGCGTCACACGTTACGTGCGTGAAGTGCTCATGCATTATGAGGAGGACTTGTACCGTTTGAAGGCGATTGTCCGATTAGACGGTGAGGCGTCCAAGTTTGTCGTGCAGGCGACGAACCAGCTCATGGGAGCGACGTTCGCAAACGAGGCGAGCGACGATTCCCGTTCCGTATTCGTATGGATCGGAAAAGAACTCGACCGCGATGCGCTCGAACGTGGATTAAAAGCTTGCGAGGTGAATCAAATATGA
- a CDS encoding IS30 family transposase: MSYTHLTTVERVKIETYLGLGMSIRSIARRLGRQPSTVSREIRRNPGYTAERAQERYAKAKGNCGAKTKLDDMMRRTIIEKLRATWSPEQIVGRLFDGEIAFSTIYRWIYSGLIDVPVTVLRQKGKRRKPVETRGRFNIGLSISKRPPEVRGRQTFGHWELDTVVSGRGKSRACVATFIERKSRFYLALPIADRSAASMEEAIHTVHAAFPAGTFKTATTDRGKEFSCHERVRATLGVPMYFADPYSSWQRGSNENANGLLREFFPKGSDFATVGQGEIVDALAKINGRPRKCLGWKTAHEAFTEEVLRLI; this comes from the coding sequence ATGAGCTACACCCATCTTACCACAGTCGAACGCGTGAAAATAGAGACCTATCTGGGGCTCGGGATGTCCATCCGGTCCATCGCGAGACGGCTCGGGCGACAGCCCTCGACCGTCTCGCGGGAGATCAGACGGAACCCCGGCTATACGGCCGAACGCGCACAGGAGCGCTACGCCAAGGCGAAGGGAAACTGCGGCGCCAAGACGAAGCTCGACGACATGATGCGCCGGACGATCATCGAGAAGCTGCGGGCGACGTGGTCCCCGGAACAGATCGTGGGTCGTCTCTTCGACGGGGAGATCGCCTTCTCGACCATCTATCGCTGGATCTATTCGGGGCTGATCGACGTGCCGGTGACCGTGCTCCGCCAGAAGGGCAAGCGCCGGAAACCGGTGGAGACACGCGGGCGGTTCAACATCGGGCTGTCCATCTCGAAACGGCCTCCGGAGGTCAGGGGGCGCCAGACGTTCGGGCATTGGGAGCTCGATACGGTCGTCTCCGGGCGTGGGAAGTCGAGGGCGTGCGTCGCGACGTTCATCGAGCGAAAGAGCCGGTTCTACCTCGCCCTGCCGATCGCGGACCGCAGCGCGGCCTCGATGGAGGAGGCGATCCACACGGTCCACGCGGCCTTCCCAGCGGGCACGTTCAAGACGGCGACGACGGACCGGGGCAAGGAGTTCAGCTGTCACGAGCGCGTCCGGGCGACACTCGGCGTGCCGATGTATTTCGCCGACCCGTACTCGTCGTGGCAGCGCGGCAGCAACGAGAACGCCAACGGCCTCCTGCGCGAGTTCTTCCCGAAAGGATCGGACTTCGCGACGGTCGGCCAAGGAGAGATCGTGGACGCGCTCGCCAAGATCAACGGGCGGCCGAGGAAATGTCTCGGCTGGAAGACCGCACACGAGGCCTTCACGGAGGAAGTGTTGCGCTTAATTTGA
- a CDS encoding AmiS/UreI family transporter gives MGNISLLFGGVALFLNSLVMFGKVDVKSAGVFSLFTGILQAFIATWLVVNAAPAEVFGYAGIYLFAFTYLYVGVTFLFDMDGRGVGWFSLFVAIAALFYAGIGFGRADFVDGAMWAFWAFLWALFFLGMGLGRPVDALTARVAFVLAWLTLIVPAMVGLAGLTTPLYTVIWWAASGTAVLYFSFTIWRQRRLVEVTQ, from the coding sequence GTGGGGAATATTAGTTTATTGTTTGGCGGCGTGGCGTTGTTTTTAAACAGCCTCGTCATGTTCGGGAAAGTCGATGTGAAAAGCGCTGGCGTGTTCAGCTTGTTCACGGGTATATTGCAAGCGTTCATCGCGACGTGGCTCGTTGTTAACGCCGCGCCGGCCGAAGTGTTCGGGTATGCCGGCATTTACTTGTTCGCCTTCACGTACTTGTATGTCGGCGTGACGTTCTTGTTTGACATGGACGGGCGAGGCGTCGGGTGGTTCTCACTCTTCGTCGCGATTGCGGCCCTGTTTTACGCAGGCATCGGCTTCGGACGTGCCGACTTTGTGGACGGGGCGATGTGGGCGTTTTGGGCGTTCCTTTGGGCGCTGTTTTTCCTCGGCATGGGACTCGGTCGTCCTGTCGATGCGTTGACGGCGCGCGTCGCTTTTGTCCTCGCTTGGCTCACGTTGATCGTACCTGCGATGGTCGGTCTCGCCGGGCTGACGACTCCGCTCTATACGGTCATCTGGTGGGCCGCGAGCGGCACGGCCGTGCTTTATTTCAGTTTCACGATTTGGCGGCAACGCCGTCTCGTCGAAGTGACCCAATGA
- the miaA gene encoding tRNA (adenosine(37)-N6)-dimethylallyltransferase MiaA codes for MEKTPVIVIVGPTAVGKTKTGIELAKAFNGEIVSGDSVQVYRGMDIGSAKVTVEEAEGIPHHLIDICDPDEPMSVAKFQQLARAAIDDIYARGKLPILVGGTGLYIRSILYDYEFTERPVDEALRSKLEQEAEQQGAAVLHERLRSLDPRRAELIHPNNVRRVIRALEVALQGDVQAMDSAPSEHYAYKLFVLHADRDVLYERINERVDVMLASGLIEEVERLLESGYGDTQAMRAIGYKEVVPYVEGRMSEERMRETLKQHTRQFAKRQLTWFRHQFDGIWVDMGRKSFELSYKNIYDEVEGFFRKFRLFERDID; via the coding sequence ATGGAAAAAACACCAGTCATCGTCATCGTCGGTCCGACGGCAGTCGGGAAGACGAAGACCGGGATCGAACTGGCGAAAGCGTTCAATGGTGAGATCGTTTCGGGAGATTCGGTTCAAGTGTATCGCGGAATGGACATCGGTTCGGCCAAAGTAACGGTCGAAGAAGCGGAGGGCATCCCGCACCACTTGATTGACATCTGTGATCCGGATGAACCGATGAGTGTCGCCAAGTTCCAACAACTCGCCCGCGCGGCGATTGACGATATATATGCGCGTGGGAAGCTGCCGATTCTCGTCGGCGGCACCGGCCTATACATTCGGTCGATATTATATGATTACGAGTTCACGGAACGTCCGGTCGACGAGGCGTTGCGTTCGAAGCTCGAGCAAGAAGCGGAACAACAAGGCGCTGCAGTGTTACATGAGCGGTTGCGATCTCTTGACCCGAGACGTGCCGAACTCATCCATCCGAATAACGTCCGTCGTGTCATCCGGGCGCTCGAGGTGGCGCTGCAAGGAGATGTTCAAGCGATGGACAGCGCGCCGTCTGAACACTACGCGTACAAACTGTTCGTCTTGCACGCCGATCGTGACGTATTATACGAGCGTATCAACGAACGGGTGGACGTCATGCTCGCCTCGGGACTCATCGAGGAAGTGGAGCGGCTTCTCGAATCAGGATATGGAGATACCCAGGCGATGCGTGCAATCGGGTACAAGGAAGTCGTACCTTACGTCGAGGGACGTATGTCCGAAGAACGGATGCGGGAGACGCTGAAACAACATACGCGACAATTCGCGAAACGGCAATTAACGTGGTTCCGCCATCAATTTGATGGGATTTGGGTAGATATGGGAAGAAAATCATTTGAACTATCGTATAAAAATATTTATGATGAGGTTGAGGGGTTTTTTCGAAAATTCCGATTATTTGAAAGAGACATAGACTAG
- the hfq gene encoding RNA chaperone Hfq — MKASYNIQDHFLNQLRKEMVPTTVFLVSGFQIRGVIKSFDNFTVIVESEGRQQLIYKHAISTFSPARNVTLYEPDAVEVTEG; from the coding sequence ATGAAGGCAAGCTATAACATCCAAGATCACTTTTTGAACCAGTTGCGCAAAGAAATGGTGCCGACGACCGTGTTTTTAGTAAGCGGGTTCCAAATTAGGGGCGTTATCAAGTCGTTTGACAACTTTACCGTCATCGTTGAGTCGGAGGGGCGCCAACAATTGATTTACAAGCATGCGATTTCGACGTTCTCGCCAGCACGAAACGTCACGCTTTATGAGCCGGATGCGGTCGAAGTGACAGAAGGGTGA
- the fumC gene encoding class II fumarate hydratase, translated as MEYRIERDTMGEINVPASAKWGAQTQRSLQNFKIGTEKMPLEVVHAFAILKKGAALANAELGVLEQDKADIIAEVADEIVAGDHDAEFPLVVWQTGSGTQSNMNVNEVIAHLANDKLKARGQSITIHPNDDVNKSQSSNDTYPTAMHIAAILAVEDKVLPAIEALHATLDKKAEAYMDVVKIGRTHLQDATPVTLGQEISGWVRMLELSKQMIERTLDPLTELALGGTAVGTGINAHPEFGEVVAAKISAETGKQFVTAVNKFHALTSHDQLVFTHGALKALAMDAMKIANDVRWLASGPRAGIGEITIPENEPGSSIMPGKVNPTQSEALTMVAAQVLGNDATIGFGASQGNFELNVFKPVIMYNFLQTCRLLTDSLHSFDVHCAVGIEPDLDVIAHNVERSLMLVTALNPHIGYENAAKIAKLAHTQGTSLKEAALETGLLSEEQFDKWIRPEEMTSPNLKVEK; from the coding sequence ATGGAATATCGGATTGAAAGGGACACGATGGGGGAAATCAACGTTCCTGCTTCAGCGAAATGGGGCGCACAAACTCAACGGAGCTTGCAAAACTTTAAAATCGGGACGGAGAAGATGCCGCTTGAGGTCGTGCATGCGTTCGCGATTTTGAAGAAAGGAGCTGCCTTGGCCAACGCTGAACTCGGCGTTCTTGAGCAGGACAAGGCGGACATCATCGCCGAAGTCGCAGATGAGATTGTGGCGGGCGACCACGACGCCGAGTTTCCGCTCGTCGTCTGGCAGACAGGTTCGGGTACGCAATCGAACATGAACGTCAATGAAGTCATCGCCCATTTGGCGAACGACAAGTTGAAAGCACGCGGTCAGTCGATCACGATTCATCCGAACGATGACGTCAATAAATCACAAAGTTCAAATGACACGTATCCGACAGCAATGCATATCGCAGCCATCCTCGCGGTAGAAGACAAAGTCCTCCCAGCGATTGAGGCGCTCCATGCGACGCTCGATAAAAAAGCAGAGGCGTATATGGACGTCGTCAAAATTGGACGCACCCACTTGCAAGACGCGACGCCGGTCACGCTCGGGCAAGAAATCAGCGGTTGGGTCCGGATGCTTGAATTATCAAAACAGATGATCGAACGGACGCTCGACCCGTTGACGGAACTCGCGCTCGGCGGAACGGCCGTCGGCACTGGGATTAACGCTCATCCTGAGTTCGGGGAAGTCGTCGCGGCTAAAATTTCGGCGGAGACCGGAAAACAATTCGTGACGGCTGTGAACAAATTCCATGCGCTCACGAGCCACGACCAGCTCGTGTTCACACACGGTGCATTGAAGGCGCTTGCTATGGATGCGATGAAGATTGCCAACGACGTCCGTTGGCTCGCCTCAGGCCCACGTGCCGGTATCGGTGAAATCACGATACCTGAAAATGAGCCAGGCAGCTCGATCATGCCGGGTAAAGTGAACCCGACACAGAGCGAGGCGTTGACGATGGTGGCGGCCCAAGTGCTCGGCAACGATGCGACGATCGGGTTCGGCGCGAGCCAAGGAAATTTTGAATTGAACGTGTTCAAACCGGTCATCATGTACAACTTCTTACAGACGTGCCGTTTGTTGACGGACAGTCTGCATTCGTTCGATGTACACTGTGCGGTCGGCATCGAGCCCGATTTGGATGTGATTGCCCATAACGTGGAACGCTCCCTCATGCTCGTCACGGCGCTCAACCCACACATCGGTTATGAGAACGCGGCGAAAATTGCCAAGTTGGCTCATACACAAGGGACATCGCTTAAAGAAGCGGCGCTTGAAACCGGATTGTTGAGCGAGGAACAATTTGACAAGTGGATTCGTCCGGAAGAAATGACGTCTCCGAACTTAAAAGTGGAAAAATAA
- a CDS encoding PPK2 family polyphosphate kinase: MIDIDAYKIDKQQTRRLEEFDTTVAERPDDDVLRDELIPDSINRLKELHWKLYAEAEKGVVVVLQALDAGGKDEAISYIFSNLNAQGLKTNAFQKPSEKEKKHDYLWRMHDLMPERGQVGILNRSHYEEVIAPRVHDLLGEEAIPDETDKAEVWSIRYRQINDFERYLYENGFKIIKFFFNVSKDVQRDRLLERLKDPKKNWEFSFSDVEERKRWDDYQAIFADVLSNTATEHAPWYVLPADDEWYARYIVSSVMIDVLEQIDPEFPTFTDEEQDRIDEAIRTLENE; the protein is encoded by the coding sequence GTGATTGATATCGATGCATACAAAATTGACAAGCAACAAACACGAAGGCTCGAGGAATTCGACACGACCGTTGCCGAGCGGCCGGATGATGACGTATTGCGGGATGAACTCATACCTGACAGTATAAACCGCCTGAAAGAGCTACATTGGAAGCTGTATGCCGAGGCGGAGAAAGGTGTCGTCGTCGTCTTACAGGCGCTCGACGCCGGCGGGAAAGATGAGGCGATCAGTTACATCTTCTCGAACTTGAACGCCCAAGGGTTGAAGACGAACGCGTTTCAAAAACCGTCCGAGAAAGAGAAGAAGCACGACTATTTGTGGCGCATGCACGACTTGATGCCCGAGCGGGGGCAAGTCGGCATCCTCAATCGCTCACATTATGAGGAAGTTATCGCCCCCCGGGTCCACGACTTGCTAGGGGAAGAAGCCATCCCGGATGAGACGGATAAAGCGGAGGTCTGGTCGATTCGTTATCGTCAGATCAATGACTTCGAGCGCTACTTATACGAAAACGGGTTCAAAATCATCAAGTTTTTCTTCAACGTCTCGAAAGATGTCCAACGCGACCGGTTGCTTGAACGGTTGAAAGACCCGAAGAAAAATTGGGAGTTTTCCTTCAGTGACGTCGAGGAGCGGAAACGTTGGGACGACTATCAAGCCATCTTCGCCGACGTGTTGTCGAATACGGCGACCGAACATGCGCCGTGGTATGTGTTGCCGGCCGACGATGAATGGTACGCCCGCTACATCGTCTCTTCGGTCATGATCGATGTGTTAGAACAGATCGACCCTGAGTTCCCGACGTTCACAGATGAAGAGCAAGACAGGATCGACGAAGCGATTCGAACGCTCGAGAACGAGTGA
- a CDS encoding DNA-binding protein yields MKYYQQIDPVTGGTFDRQTYRIPAMEKSDERLTDLTDGTPVQTKALVSTVEVREGKSGAKWLQLNVTTASGLIRAKHWLRGNEDQLLPIYESGVVELSGKIDVYPKPDGAKSITIDKVQPISRDEAVSLLPGLPGEETIEQFAEELFALLSTLSSDARKIAYALLEDVWDDFVLAPAALYHHHNYAGGLLKHTTCMLRLGYRIQEQDDYLATAFRIIKEAEQLHKVDVWNTMNGVKVEQAFRGTFESLYAACEAIAELKEPLRWDELALGILFHDIGKLYEYSHLLSSPRRFEELFAVSGTSETTGISINPMGSLIGHMPYGGLLFEKSQRSAGVVLPLDVHHRIWHMILSHHGKREWGSSVLPVTTEGWLLHLIDLLDARYEKWARVHDNL; encoded by the coding sequence ATGAAATATTATCAACAGATCGATCCGGTCACCGGAGGAACGTTCGACCGACAGACGTATCGTATCCCGGCGATGGAGAAGTCCGACGAACGTTTGACAGACCTTACGGACGGGACACCCGTTCAGACGAAGGCGCTTGTCAGCACTGTCGAAGTCCGAGAAGGGAAATCAGGGGCGAAGTGGCTCCAACTGAACGTGACGACGGCAAGCGGATTAATTCGCGCCAAACATTGGTTGCGCGGGAACGAAGATCAGCTGTTGCCGATTTACGAATCGGGCGTCGTCGAACTGTCAGGAAAAATCGATGTCTATCCGAAGCCGGACGGGGCCAAGTCGATCACCATCGACAAAGTGCAACCGATCTCACGCGACGAGGCGGTGTCGTTACTGCCGGGATTGCCAGGTGAGGAGACGATCGAACAGTTCGCTGAAGAGCTGTTCGCGCTCCTATCCACGCTGTCATCAGACGCCCGGAAAATCGCCTATGCGCTGCTCGAAGATGTGTGGGACGATTTCGTTTTGGCGCCAGCGGCTTTGTATCATCATCACAACTACGCCGGTGGGCTATTGAAGCATACGACGTGTATGCTGCGGCTCGGTTATCGGATCCAAGAACAAGACGATTACTTGGCGACGGCGTTTCGTATAATTAAAGAAGCCGAGCAGTTGCACAAAGTAGACGTATGGAATACGATGAACGGTGTAAAAGTCGAGCAAGCGTTCCGTGGGACGTTCGAGTCGCTCTATGCGGCGTGTGAGGCGATCGCTGAGTTGAAAGAACCGTTACGTTGGGACGAGCTTGCCCTTGGTATCTTGTTCCATGATATCGGCAAGTTATACGAGTACAGTCACCTGTTATCGTCACCACGACGATTCGAAGAGTTGTTCGCCGTCAGTGGCACGAGTGAGACAACAGGCATCTCGATCAACCCGATGGGAAGTTTGATCGGTCATATGCCGTATGGTGGGCTGTTGTTCGAGAAGAGCCAACGCAGCGCGGGCGTCGTGTTGCCGCTCGACGTCCATCACCGAATCTGGCATATGATCTTATCGCACCACGGGAAGCGGGAATGGGGATCGAGCGTGCTCCCGGTGACGACGGAAGGCTGGCTCCTTCACTTGATCGACTTGCTCGACGCCCGCTATGAAAAATGGGCACGAGTCCATGACAATCTATGA